Proteins encoded within one genomic window of Acomys russatus chromosome 5, mAcoRus1.1, whole genome shotgun sequence:
- the Tmem252 gene encoding transmembrane protein 252: protein MQSRAGLIVCALSLLTGFLMICLGAFFISNSIFHSQRSLVVAYALLPMGFVVLLSGIFWGTYRQANENKQMFNHVLRQHLPSQDLPLATIDRPDFYPPAYEESLDAEKQPCPTGRGFLGFPPPLYTETSLELEDENDPQPEAPPPYQESTADAAITAKSWDAEGPSIVLKAGPALQHSELTSCTEERLARD from the exons ATGCAGAGCAGGGCTGGTCTGATTGTCtgtgccctctccctcctcacagGCTTTCTGATGATTTGCTTGGGGGCCTTCTTCATCTCCAACTCCATATTCCACTCGCAGAGGAGTCTGGTTGTGGCCTATGCGCTTCTGCCTATGGGGTTTGTGGTCCTTCTGAGTGGAATTTTCTGGGGCACCTACCgccaagcaaatgaaaacaaacagatgTTCAACCATGTGCTCAGACAGCACCTTCCTTCCCAGGACCTGCCCCTGGCCACTATAGACAG GCCCGACTTTTACCCCCCAGCTTATGAAGAGAGCCTGGATGCTGAGAAACAGCCCTGCCCTACAGGCAGAGGGTTCCTAggatttcctcctcctttgtATACGGAGAcaagccttgaacttgaagaTGAAAACGACCCGCAACCAGAGGCCCCACCACCCTACCAAGAAAGCACAGCAGATGCAGCCATTACAGCAAAGTCATGGGATGCTGAGGGGCCAAGCATAGTGCTAAAGGCGGGGCCTGCTCTCCAGCACTCAGAACTCACCAGCTGCACAGAAGAAAGGCTGGCCAGGGACTAG